A genomic segment from Syngnathus scovelli strain Florida chromosome 3, RoL_Ssco_1.2, whole genome shotgun sequence encodes:
- the neff1 gene encoding low molecular weight neuronal intermediate filament: MSYSSDMYSSSSYRKIFGDAPRAGRAGMGSSSSPSRVHSSGYRSRIYGSPTVISSSSYRRTAAPGRVFSSSVQDSMMDLSQSTAVTNELKIVRTNEKEQLQGLNDRFVSFIEKVHNLEQQNKVLEAEVTLLRQRHNEPSRLHELYEQEIRELRARVEELTHEKSQMHLDCVQMNEALERLREKLEEETRLREEAENTLKGYRKDVDDATLARLELEKKVESLLDEIAFLRKVHEEELQDMQSSLQATQVSVEMDMSKPDLAAALKDIRAQYENLSCRNQAQAEEWYRSKFATVTEAAARNQDAIKHSKEELTEYRRQVQARTLEIEALRGHNEALERQIAEMEDRHNNEIGDMQDTIQQLEAALRSTKGEMSRHLREYQDLLNVKMALDIEIAAYRKLLEGEECRLSSVGGAMVQSGYPGFSYMSSSRTYSLGSYRKSKPEEEEEEGEEEDKEDEDEENEEEGEDEDEGDDQESGDAEEEEKLKEKDEKEKKKESPAEKTSKH, translated from the exons ATGAGTTACTCCAGTGATATGTATAGCAGCAGTTCCTATCGGAAGATTTTCGGTGATGCTCCTCGTGCTGGCCGTGCAGGGatgggcagcagcagcagcccgtCCCGCGTGCACTCCTCGGGGTACCGCAGCCGCATCTACGGCTCCCCCACGGTTATCTCATCCAGCAGCTACCGCAGGACCGCCGCACCCGGTCGCGTCTTCTCGTCCTCCGTGCAGGACTCCATGATGGACCTCAGCCAGTCCACAGCGGTCACTAATGAGCTTAAGATCGTCCGAACGAACGAGAAGGAACAACTGCAGGGGCTCAACGACCGCTTCGTGTCCTTCATTGAGAAGGTGCACAACCTGGAGCAACAGAACAAAGTTCTCGAGGCGGAGGTGACGTTGCTGCGGCAACGCCACAACGAGCCATCGCGCCTCCACGAGCTCTACGAGCAGGAGATCCGCGAGCTCCGCGCGCGCGTCGAGGAGCTGACCCACGAGAAGAGCCAGATGCACCTGGACTGCGTGCAGATGAATGAGGCTCTCGAGCGCCTGCGGGAAAAGCTCGAGGAAGAGACCCGGCTGCGGGAGGAGGCGGAGAACACCTTGAAGGGCTACCGCAAGGACGTGGACGACGCCACCTTGGCGCGCCTGGAGCTCGAGAAGAAAGTGGAGTCACTCCTGGATGAGATCGCCTTCCTCAGGAAAGTTCACGAGGAGGAGCTGCAAGATATGCAGTCATCCCTGCAGGCCACGCAG GTGTCAGTGGAGATGGACATGAGCAAACCGGACCTGGCGGCAGCCTTGAAGGACATCAGGGCCCAATATGAGAACCTTTCATGCAGGAACCAGGCCCAGGCAGAGGAATGGTATCGTTCCAAGTTCGCAACGGTGACCGAAGCCGCTGCTCGCAACCAGGATGCCATCAAGCACTCCAAAGAGGAGCTGACCGAGTACCGCAGGCAGGTGCAAGCGCGCACCCTGGAGATTGAGGCCCTTAGGGGCCACAATGAGGCCCTGGAGCGGCAGATTGCTGAGATGGAGGATCGCCATAACAATGAAATTGGTGACATGCAG GACACCATCCAGCAGCTGGAGGCTGCACTGCGCAGCACCAAAGGAGAAATGTCCCGTCACCTGAGGGAATATCAGGATCTGCTCAATGTCAAAATGGCACTTGACATTGAAATAGCTGCTTATAG GAAACTGCTGGAAGGCGAGGAGTGCCGCCTCAGCTCCGTCGGTGGTGCCATGGTGCAGTCCGGCTACCCCGGCTTCTCCTATATGTCCTCCTCCCGCACCTACTCCCTGGGAAGCTACAGGAAGTCCAAgccagaggaagaggaagaggagggagaagaagaagacaagGAGGATGAGGACGAGGAGAACGAGGAAGAGGgagaggatgaagatgagggAGATGACCAGGAGTCAGGTGatgctgaggaggaggagaagctgaaagagaaggatgagaaagagaagaagaaggagagccCTGCTGAGAAGACCAGCAAGCACTAA